The Flavobacteriales bacterium genome contains the following window.
TTTTATTTCTTTTTTTGATTTTCTATTGCTATTCCTACTAATTCGGTATTTCCTGATTGATATTTAAAATTGAATCGCATTGCCGTAATCACCCAATGTTGCTTTTCTTTTTTCAATTTAAAATTATACGAACCTACTACTGTCCAAACATTGCCGTTTTCATTGGGGAGGTAATGTGTTGCTGTCCCGTAACAAAAACAATTGGCTTCATTCCCTTCTATCTCAACTAAAAAATTACCAATTTGATGATGTGTATAATCAAACCCTGGAAGTACTCCGCTCCATTGGTTAATAATCTCTGAAGGTGTTTGTATGACTGGAGGTTGATTACTCATAGATGAATAATCAAGGTCTACTTGATCACTAAAAACTATTTTAAGCTCTTCCCAATTCTTTTGATCTGTAGCGACAAATAATTGCGTAACTCTTTCTTGAATTGTTATTTTATCTGCTGTCATCTTTTGATTTCTGTTTTGAGCATACCCTATTTCAATAAGGAGTATGGCGATTATAATTAAATATTGTTTCATCTTTTTAGTTGATTGAATCGATTAATCCAAATGCTTTCGCTGCTACAATTGGGTTAAAAATTTCTACATACTCCGTGATCTTTCCATCATTGTTGAATCTAAAGGTTGAGTAATATTGATTTTCGTAAAAGCCTGCATCGTTTTTGAGTTGAATCTTTCCACGATATTTTACATAGATCAGGTTAGGATTTTCTGTCTCTAACAGTTCTTCAATGGTAAATTCCATACCATCAAAATTTTGAGGAACTGGCTCCCAATAATTCATCAGGGCTTTTTTTCCTTTAGCTCCGTTTGGAAACAAACCTGATGCATAAGGATTAATTTGCTCACCATCATCAGAAAACAAATCAACCATTGCTGAAATATTTTCATGTTCTAGGTACTGAAAAAAAGCTTGGACTTGCGCTTTATTACTAGTTGTTTCTTGCATAAGTTTTTGATGTTGATGTTTTAACTTTTCTGTTTTAGGATTGGATTGACAAGCCATAAAAAAAATTAAAACTGGTATAAATAATAAATGTCTCATTGTTGTATGTCTTTAATGACAATACAAATTTGAGCAAGAAACTTTTAAATGAATTTTCCAATTCAAATGAAGAAGTTTAAAAATCAAAGAATCGTTGATTTTCTGTATGAATTGGGAGTAAAAGTGGTATGTTTTTTAAAAAAAGTACTGAAGTTATTAGGCGACTCAAAATAGAGTTTATAGGCCACTTCTTTTATACTATCCTCGGTTTGCGTAAGCAATTCTTTGGCTCTTAATATAATATGACTATAAATAATTTGAGAAGCAGTTTGTCCAGTTAATTCCTTTACAATTGCATTTAAATGATTGGGATGGACATTCAGTTTATCTGCATAATAACTTGTTGAATGCAAGTTGGCGAAAGTATCTACAACAGTATCACCACGAAAACTAGCTACCACTAAAGCTTGATAGCGCGCCATCAATTTTAAGTTTGCTTTTTTGATGATTTTATCGCTTTCATCCAATGCGATTTGTTTTGAATAGCTTCTTTTTACAAAATTGAGCAATAGAATTAACCATGCTTCTATCAATTCAAACTTATCGCTGTTTGCTCCATAATACTCCTGCCAAACGTTTTCAAAGATTAGAAGTAACTGTTCAACCTCATCCTTACTTACCTCAAAAGGAATGGCTTCCTCTATTTTTAGAAATGGAAAATGACTCAGTAAATCATTAAAATGATGCGACTGCGCAATAAACTCTTTGGTAAACATCAAATAATACCCTGACCAGTTGGGTGCAATATCCCACGACAAGATTTGAAAAGGTGAGTTAAAAAAAACAGTTGCTCCCTGAGGAAACTGAGCATGATGGCCTGAAACCACTACCCCATCTCCTTCTGCCTTTATTGCTATGGCATAAAATTCATGTCTAAACGGTTTCATTTCTCCAATAACAGTAGGCATATTATCTTCAAACTTCCTTATATCAAAATGAGGGTGTTTTGGAGAAGATATATTTATTGCCTCACAATAATCAGCTATCCGTTTAAACAATTCCATATTACTAA
Protein-coding sequences here:
- a CDS encoding nuclear transport factor 2 family protein, which gives rise to MKQYLIIIAILLIEIGYAQNRNQKMTADKITIQERVTQLFVATDQKNWEELKIVFSDQVDLDYSSMSNQPPVIQTPSEIINQWSGVLPGFDYTHHQIGNFLVEIEGNEANCFCYGTATHYLPNENGNVWTVVGSYNFKLKKEKQHWVITAMRFNFKYQSGNTELVGIAIENQKKK
- a CDS encoding nuclear transport factor 2 family protein, whose translation is MRHLLFIPVLIFFMACQSNPKTEKLKHQHQKLMQETTSNKAQVQAFFQYLEHENISAMVDLFSDDGEQINPYASGLFPNGAKGKKALMNYWEPVPQNFDGMEFTIEELLETENPNLIYVKYRGKIQLKNDAGFYENQYYSTFRFNNDGKITEYVEIFNPIVAAKAFGLIDSIN
- a CDS encoding helix-turn-helix domain-containing protein — protein: MELFKRIADYCEAINISSPKHPHFDIRKFEDNMPTVIGEMKPFRHEFYAIAIKAEGDGVVVSGHHAQFPQGATVFFNSPFQILSWDIAPNWSGYYLMFTKEFIAQSHHFNDLLSHFPFLKIEEAIPFEVSKDEVEQLLLIFENVWQEYYGANSDKFELIEAWLILLLNFVKRSYSKQIALDESDKIIKKANLKLMARYQALVVASFRGDTVVDTFANLHSTSYYADKLNVHPNHLNAIVKELTGQTASQIIYSHIILRAKELLTQTEDSIKEVAYKLYFESPNNFSTFFKKHTTFTPNSYRKSTIL